One part of the Thermodesulfobacteriota bacterium genome encodes these proteins:
- a CDS encoding VTT domain-containing protein, with product MVTKRLNSFSNVFNVTFLFALLIIITSVVVPLIFREQIVSIGQEILLKYGQERIDIVLYLITTVSSTPIALPVWIYAVLGAMLGYEPIRLIIVMALGSMTGATITYFLARYFGKSRFVKKNFPNVENHPWTEYRSKWIISLILFFGAASPIPLDVMYAACGMKRFPIYLLTPILFVSFSIKFTYLFYGYDLIQTYLNIAF from the coding sequence ATGGTCACTAAGAGACTAAACTCCTTCTCAAATGTTTTTAACGTTACATTCCTTTTTGCTCTGCTGATAATTATAACGAGTGTGGTTGTTCCGCTTATCTTCCGTGAGCAGATTGTCAGCATTGGTCAGGAAATCTTATTAAAATACGGCCAGGAAAGAATAGATATTGTTCTCTATCTAATAACGACCGTAAGCAGCACTCCGATAGCGCTTCCAGTTTGGATATACGCAGTCTTAGGAGCCATGCTGGGGTATGAGCCGATCAGGTTAATTATTGTCATGGCACTTGGCTCTATGACAGGAGCAACAATAACTTACTTCCTAGCCAGATACTTCGGAAAATCCAGGTTTGTGAAGAAAAACTTTCCAAACGTTGAGAACCATCCATGGACAGAGTACCGCTCTAAGTGGATTATAAGCTTAATATTATTTTTTGGAGCGGCCTCGCCAATTCCGCTTGATGTTATGTATGCGGCGTGCGGGATGAAGCGTTTTCCAATCTATTTGCTCACACCTATACTTTTTGTTTCGTTCTCTATAAAATTTACATATCTATTCTATGGCTATGATCTAATTCAGACTTATCTCAATATTGCATTTTGA
- a CDS encoding isocitrate/isopropylmalate family dehydrogenase, with amino-acid sequence MSKRKVVLIPGDGIGPNITAAVKKVVAASGAEIDWVERKAGLEALEDGPDVLPQSTIEAIKEHKVALKGPCTTPIGEGFTSVNVQLRKTLDLFSAIRPVRNFKGIYTRYKDADLVIIRENTEGLYSGVENTVTPGVVMSMKVATEKACLRISEKAFKYATKRGRKKITVFHKANIMKMTDGLFIRKAREVSERYPDIEYEEMIVDAGCMKLVQDPTQFDILLLENLYGDLLSDLCAGLVGGLGVVPGSNIGDG; translated from the coding sequence ATGAGTAAACGAAAAGTTGTTCTTATCCCCGGAGATGGAATTGGACCCAATATAACAGCTGCGGTTAAAAAAGTGGTTGCAGCATCCGGAGCCGAAATTGACTGGGTTGAAAGAAAAGCAGGGCTTGAAGCACTTGAAGATGGCCCTGATGTTTTGCCACAGAGCACAATAGAGGCAATAAAAGAGCATAAAGTAGCTCTAAAGGGTCCATGTACTACTCCTATAGGCGAGGGATTTACCTCTGTAAACGTTCAGCTAAGAAAAACACTAGACCTTTTTTCGGCTATTAGGCCTGTTAGAAATTTTAAAGGAATATATACCCGCTACAAAGATGCCGATTTGGTGATTATAAGGGAGAATACCGAGGGCCTTTATAGCGGAGTAGAGAACACTGTTACCCCTGGTGTTGTTATGAGCATGAAAGTTGCCACTGAGAAGGCATGCCTTCGTATTTCAGAGAAGGCGTTTAAGTATGCAACTAAGAGGGGACGCAAAAAAATTACAGTTTTTCATAAAGCCAACATCATGAAAATGACAGACGGTCTATTTATTAGAAAAGCAAGGGAAGTAAGCGAGAGATACCCTGACATTGAATACGAAGAGATGATTGTTGATGCTGGCTGTATGAAACTTGTACAGGACCCGACCCAGTTTGACATACTTCTGCTCGAAAACTTATACGGCGACCTGCTTAGCGACCTGTGCGCAGGCTTAGTCGGTGGGCTTGGTGTAGTACCTGGCTCAAACATAGGGGATGG
- a CDS encoding potassium channel family protein, which yields MFKTEKSGLLWLILGSTKYKMFNFMTSIFILLIISSLLHDTDYGFIFMNIASSIVFVLGIYAAGRNKRNVIILIVLGLPWFLSEWIYTRSSETIFVSILFFLFIIGTMIDHILHTKKVSADTLYAAVCVFLLLGLLWASIYNYLEYISPGIIFLTNNTDVVNTLTSNEYIYYSYTTLTTLGYGDITSLSPLGRMISVLEAITGQLFLAFLVARLVAIYTANAMRDQS from the coding sequence ATGTTCAAAACCGAGAAAAGCGGTCTGCTCTGGCTGATCTTAGGATCGACAAAGTACAAAATGTTCAATTTTATGACCTCCATTTTTATCCTGCTGATTATCTCCTCTCTCCTACATGACACTGACTATGGTTTTATCTTTATGAACATCGCAAGCTCAATTGTTTTTGTTTTAGGTATTTATGCAGCAGGAAGAAACAAAAGAAATGTGATAATTTTAATAGTCTTGGGGCTTCCGTGGTTTTTATCCGAATGGATCTATACGCGCTCTTCTGAGACTATTTTTGTGAGTATCCTGTTCTTTCTTTTTATTATAGGAACAATGATTGACCACATTTTGCATACTAAAAAAGTATCGGCAGATACCCTATATGCAGCGGTGTGCGTGTTTCTTTTGTTAGGGCTCTTATGGGCCTCTATCTATAATTATCTTGAATATATATCACCTGGGATTATCTTTCTTACCAATAACACAGATGTAGTAAATACACTAACTTCAAACGAATATATCTACTATAGCTACACCACCCTCACTACACTAGGCTACGGAGATATTACCTCTCTATCACCATTAGGAAGGATGATCTCTGTTTTGGAAGCAATTACGGGGCAGCTTTTTCTTGCATTTTTGGTAGCAAGGCTTGTAGCTATCTATACTGCAAATGCAATGAGGGACCAGTCTTAA